Part of the Gavia stellata isolate bGavSte3 chromosome 25, bGavSte3.hap2, whole genome shotgun sequence genome is shown below.
TGATAACATGTTGACTTCCTTCTTGGTTTGGAGCTGCAGTGCTGTGGAGTGGTAAGTGTGTGCTCAGAATACTGAAAGATAGTGGTAGAAGAGTGTGCTTCCAAGGCCACAGCCTGTAGACTTCAACTTAATTGGAAAACTGCATGACATGTAATTGCTAAAGCATTTAAACATagctttttttcagtgacttctCTGATGGAAGGGGCAAGGGAACAGGGAGCTCAGTTCTAACAGAATAAGCAACCTTTTAAATGATGAAGAATGTAGATCTTGTGAAAATTGAGCTTAACTGCATGGGAAGCTTAAGGCTGGCTagttgctctttttaaaaatggaatattAATTATAACTGCCTGAAACTTGGGAAGATCTGGGAAACTATATGTAATGCTACTCGTTTTGCTTTTTACAGCCAATACTGTACCAGCTTGCTTTCTCACTGAAGCCTGAAAGGAAAGTTAAGGTTATTGGTAAACTAATGTACAGCCTAAGTGTTCACTGAATTTAAAGCAACTAAATTCAGCAAATTTGATCATTTTAAAGTGCCTTTGAGATAGCTCTTAGAGTTGGCTGGAAGGAAACTTTCTGCCAGAGTTAAAGGGGAAAAGCTCACAACTTGAACCAAAACCCAAGTTAGTTCTCTTCTAGTTCTTCAACTAAAGAGGTTGACCCCACCAAACAACTGGTGGGTCTCAGTCCTTTATGCACTCTGCCTAGTATTGGTCTGAACTGTCAGACCTCTGAGATCTTGGGGGAGTTTTGCTGGCAAtgctctgctgcagggtgcAAATGTGAATGGAGGCACTTAGTAATGTAGTAGTGGTCAACACATTTCTAACTCCTTAAACAACTGCTCTTCCTTTTTGTAGCATACAGTTGTGaccaaaaaccccacccctCTTACCCCTGCTGTCTTTTAAGTGGTATCTATCACCTTGAGACTCAAGTGTGCCAAGCATTGAACAAAAAGgtaaatggaaaacaaacttcTGTCCCTGGGAAGTGATGCTGTCAAACCAGGCTTCAGGCACTTCAGCAGGGCTGCATGGGAAGGCTGTGGTGGTTCATACTGTAGCTTTTTGTTCTGAGACTGGATTCCTTTTGATTGCAGTCATCCAGCACTCTTGCACAAGCACAAAATGTGGTCTGGCTTAAGTTTTTAATTTGTGTATCTGAAAAAGGTGCAGTCACTGTTTCACACCACTAAGTGGAGTGAGAAGGTTAGTGTTGAAGGTACTAGGCAGGGCATAGCAAGTTGCTAGCTAAAAGCTGATAGATGCCTTATTTATCTCCAGCACAGGAAGTCATTGGCTTGTACAACTTCTCACATAGTGATTACAAATTAACATGTAACAATATGGGAGGCCAAGACTGGAAGGTTTTTTGTAGATCAAATGTTAATAGGCAAGTCCTCTTTTTCCTGTAACCAGCAGAGTTGGGTACTGCAGCAAACTCATCTCTAGAAAAGTCAAAGCTTGTACGAGTGACAAAAATAGCTCTGAACCTGCTAATACCATCtgtgaaatagaaaaggaagtCTTAGAACAATGGCATTTTATCTGCAATGTTTGTCTGGAGTaattgtaaaaatgtatttttccaatATGCATTACTTTGTTGTGTAATGATTCTACTTGTAATAAAATGCATAACTAGATAATGCATTGTGAGGTGGAAACCTTGTTAAGAAAGTATCTTATCCTGTAGAGACAGCTGCCCCTCTGCAAGCTATCCTTTACAAGCCACAAGGAAAATTAGGGATATAACATTCAATTGGGCATGgcaattttattctttgttctGAAATGATTCCAGGTATTCATTTTCATGTTGTGGAACTGCTACAACTGCTCTTTTGTCTGATGGGGTCTGGTGTTCTAGTTTATACCATACAGTCATCTTGAATGCCTTACACTAGACTTATCTATAATCATTCTTATGAAACAATCCTAATTTCCTACAGGTTCACGGAGTAAATCGGTTCTCATCTCACATCTGTTTAAATGGACAAGCTGAGTTGACTCAAAGTAACAAACTATTTGTGTGTTCAGTGGTATACTGGTGGGCAGCTCGGCCTCCTGAAGAGCCTGTAACTGCTGCAGCTTTAtgtcaggaaaaggaaagattcAATGCAAtagcaaaacccaccaaaacatCTTGGTGAGGTTGTGATGCATTaatctttattaataaaatttacTGACGTACAGGTGAATGGTGAGCTTCATTAGAGCACTGTACTGTGTTAACTTGATCCCTGTGTAAATATCACTATTTTCTTCCCACCCTGTTATACCACAGGAGAATCTAGCTGAGCTTTTGAATGGGAGTAGAAACAAGATAATCTGGGAGCACTTCAGGTCAGTGAGGGTGTCTCCTTGTTTGCTTTAACAGATGACTTATTCCTAGTGTAAGACAAACTTTTCTCCCCCCTAGTGTTTCCAAACACTAACCTGAGGAATATGCTGGGAATTGGTTTTCAACCTACTTTAACTTAAAGCAACACCATTCCATCTTgccttcctgcagcagcttattttttttttttgtgtagctCTTAATATCAAAACCATCCCCTCAGCATTTCAGTGCTATTTGCATAGTGCTCAAGCATATAGCAAGATGAAACTTGCTCAGAAGTTACATGGCTGCTCTACCTTCACCGAGACTCCAACTTGTGACATTGACTTGCCCTTAGAACTacattttgcagtatttaataATCTGGAATTTGCTGTGACacttaaaagttattttaaagacaCTTGCCAACTATTTTTGGGGACGGTTTGACTTTAAAATGCAAGTTCTTGGGAAAGAAGATGTGTCCAAAAGCAACTGACATGCTGACACTTAAAATGCCCATGAAGTTGCTGAGACAATGAAGCACTGCTTTGCTACTCTCCTGCAGATGTTACACAGCTTTATCTTCAGGATTGTTATGTGAAATAcacagccccctcctgccctaAGATGGCACAAgcccagggctcagtttcagTCCTGGAAGTGTCACTGGGGCCTTGAATGCTGTGCGATGGCTCTGCTGCCACTCAGCTACACATACAACTTCCACTGATGACTGGTAAGAGCTGGCACAACTGCCTGGAAGTGCCTTGGAGGACTTCTCTTCACAATTACAGTGGAGAAGAAACCCCCCACCCAAATGCAAAACCCCAAATGTTTATTACAGAAAGCATGTACATGTTTAAATTGCAGTATGGCTCCCATCCATGGCAGCTGTAGCCTCATCTAAATATCATAGGTGAAAAGTGCTGTAATATGTCCTGCTGTCACCACAATGAAGCGATTACTCTTGCTTTGTAGCAATGCTGCCACGCCTCCTGTAAACTAGTTATTAACTAATTACTTAAATTTGCAGGACTTTCTTTAGAGGTGGTAGTAGGCCAAAACTGAGTTTATAAATGCTTCCCAGCTGTTTTTTATAAATAGGTGACAGCTGCCTTAAGAACTGAACAAAGCACAGATCTGTGCCACTGCTGGACCATGTGTAATCTGGCTGTCTCTCTCAAGGCTGCAGCTACACCAGAAACTGATTCTAACAGTAGACTACAAAAAACAGCAACTGCCTCCCTGCAGTCTGGGGTTTGTAGCACTCAGGCCCCACGCAGGTATTCCCTTGTCCTTTTCAGCCCCACACAGACATGCTAAGAACTTGCCCTGCTGTTCTGGGAGTCGCTCACATTACCAAATTTCGCCAGCTATGACAAAATATGTATGGAATTTAAGGGAGCTGGGCCTTGTGAGGATACATCCAGCCTCAGCTCACAGTCTGATGGACATGTACCAGAATGGAAATAGAAGGCAGAGTACAGCAGGATGGTCATGTTGCCATATAGCGTTTTTTATTGCCTATTTAAAACTACCCATTTGTGATCCGAGTAGTTTGGAAGTAGCGAATCAGAGGACCAGGATGGTGAGGTTAATATAAAACAACGATCCTCATAGGTGGCTTCCACTATCTTTGCACAGTATCTAATACAAAACACTAAATGAGGAAACACAGCCATGACCTTTGCCTTCTGTACTCCAAGAATTTGATAAAGCTTGTGTGTAACTAAACTGCACTAGTTCCTAGATACTGTGTACTTTAATTGTAGGAGAAATGTGGGCTTCTCCCTGCTACCTTTAAACTCTCTGGAGTAAATCAGGTGACTGGGAAGGAGCATTAGCACTACGATGCAGTAGGCAGAGTTCAAGCCACTGGAGGACTGTGCATAAACTGAGGTCAGTGATGCTGCAGCAGTCCTTGTGCTCACTACCTCGCTGCCTTAAAACACAACACATTGCACCCACCACCGTGCACACAAGCACCTCTCTCCTGACTGCACaagaaatcagtttttaaatataattcagGCTGTGCATCTTACAGTTTGTTGCCAGATGTAAAAATACCACAGAAATAAAGCACTAAGAAAGCATCCCGTTGCTGATTTTTTAGCCACTAACTTGGCCAGAGTGTTTCCTCCCTCTCTCATCTCCACACATTAAAATAGAGTCACAAATAACATGAAATTGTTATTGCTCCCTTTGCGCAGATGGAAGAGAATGGAGCTGCCCACCCAAAGTGCAATGTTTCGCTGCAGGACTCAACGTGCCCCTTGGATCTGGCACTCAGAGTCACACCGTTAGGACGCACTGCTCGGCAAGCGGATGGCAGCTGTTGTATTCCTCCAGGAGTGGGTTATCCAGATCGCCTCTGTCACTGTGCTCGGTGGAGTCCGGCTGGCCCCACGGGGGACCGGTAGTCCTCACGCACACACAGTGACTGCCCCTCGAACCAGGCTGGTACAGCTTCCGCGGGACTCCGGTCCAGTCTCTGTTCACTCCCCCActaagaatggaaaataaatataaattacaaTTCGAATCCATGAAAATGCTTCCAGCCAATAGAGAATCATTAGATAAAACCCAAGACAATCTGGGAGAGTTAGAACTAACAATACACTCACCGAGGTAGACTTTGCTCCCAACAGCTAACACCCCACAGCTTTTTATTGGCTGTGCTTCAGAAACCTGTGGCCTGAACCTGGTTTCATCAGTGCTGCTACATGCTCTCACCTTTCTGGGAGCAACCAACTTCTGCTTCCCCTGTTTCTATTGCTGGAAAAGGAATCATAGCCTTATGTAGCACAGCGTGTCTAATggcaaaatgccttttttggGGGTAGCTAATTGCTCACAGATAATCACACACCTTCTCCTGTGCTGTGACTGAACATAGTGATTTTGAGAACTagggcaaaagaaacaaaaaaaaaaagtctcaattACTTCCACAACTACTGCATAGTGTCTCTTTTTGGGCCAAATCCTTCCTGTTCCCCTAACTACCGCATCTTTTAAGCCTGTAAACTCTTACACAAGAGACTGCCACACAACACTCAGTCCCAGGGCTGCACCCAAGCTCATTCACGCATAGAAGCAGATCCCCCGAGGTGTGCAGTGCTACTGGTGTACCAGCGTTTTGCAAATGATTtaatcttaaaacaaaatagtCCCTAAACTGAGAGAGGAATACAACTAAACAGGCCAATTAGGAAATGACTAGTCAAAGCTCAACCTCATTTTTATGGGGTTTTAAGTAAAAACTGTTGTGGCAGTGGCATGTGAGAAAGGCTGTGAAACCGTCTGAAAAAAACAAGCTAATCCTTGGACTCCTGATAGGTGAGAAAACCTGCTCAAATGCAGCAGACAGTACTACTGGGATTTCTGTCCTGTTTTCCTGAGGGCAGGAGGCTCACGTAAACATGTGGGCAATTCTGAAACCTGATTTTGATTCCAGTGTGACAAGgatttttgcttcagaaatacaATTCCTAAAAGTATCAATGATCGGGAtgaaactttattttccttttacccGCTCACCAAGTTGGTAAGCAGAGTTCCCCTCTGCTACCTCACGCTGGAGAACATTTTCACTAGCCCAACCTACATCTCTGTGCGACTCCAGACTGGGTGGAGGCTATCAGCAGTTGCTGTACTGGAAGAGAAAATCTAGGGATTCCAATTCACACAGCAGCAGCGGCTAAACCCAGCACAGGGAGAACAGCACCGCTGCTCCTTGCTGGTTGGCTCTGCCTCTGTCAGAAAGCACAGCCTGGGGAATGCAGACAGGGGAAGGGACCATGCCCAGCGTACTCCAGTGCTCAGCACATTAGGACCAACCTATGcccttctgcagagcagctggcagaCCTCACCTACAGACTATGGAGTGCAGTGGCTGCAGGAGCCAGGACATCTTCCTACGCCACTCCTGCTAGAAGAGGCAATGAGAAAGCTCAGGGcgcccaaaaaaaaaaggcagaaatgctCTGCTCTAAAGGGTCCAAACATGATGGCAGGAAGGCAAAGTTTACCTCTGTCTGGAGCACCAGAATCGGCTGCCCTTAGCAGAGCTCCATTCAGAGTTGCAGGGTGGAAactgctgcttcctctgcttgctttctgcttgGAACTTCAGAGCTTCCTCAATCGCAGCCTCAGCCTGCCTTAAGGCTTCTGTCGGCGCCCCATTTTCATCGTAGAATCTGCCCACCAGCTTCCCTGGGAGAAAAGAGCAATTAAGACCGCCGTGCTTCCAGGCAAGGAAAATGAATagatctgtggggtttttttttaatttgttatttaaagacaaaaaaaggaggATCTCGCCATGGCCcaattttaaaaccaaactgaGCTTACAACTCTTCCATTCTCAGATCACACAGCAATTTACCCACATTAATAAATCCATGCAGGACAAGCTCAGGCACAGCCTCATTAAAGATCAGAAAGTCAATGCTACTTTCAGCTGCAGAACCCAGAACTCTTTCCCACTCAGGCACCTCATTCCCCAAAATAGTTTCCCTGCACTGCTGCTCCTACCGTCTCCCGAGTCCAGCTAATTTCAGAACTCGCAGCGCTGGCTCCATGCCTTTTGCTGAGCAGAGATGAATAAAAGCAgggcagagagctgcagctgacAGCCCAGGGGAGGAAAACTGTTCAAGCTTCACCTTAGAGGAAAGCAGACCTCCAACTAGATCTGATttagcagcagctccagctgatCGCTTGCAGGTTTCAGTATGCTGGGCTCCGGCAGCACAGGTGGAAGACCCTCACCAAGGTGGACATGTTGAGGATGAAACCTGGTGCTACGCAGCACCACGTCCCCCAACCTTCTGTCGCTGTGCTGCAGGCCCACCCTCACCCACCCGCTCTCCTCCGCCGGCGCTTCCCTGGCCCGTAGTCACCCCAGCCAGGCCCACCTACCCACGGGATCATAGTTGTCGCCGTAGAAGGCAAGCCAGCTCTGGATGGTGAGCATCTCGCCTGGTGACAGCGCCGAGACGTCGTCCACCAGCCCTGCTTGGGTGAAGTCGCCGGTGGCAAACGCTCTGGTGGCATCTCTCCCTGCGGGACAGGCAGGCGGTGAGCCCCAGCCAGGCCCCGCAGAGCCCCTGACAGGGCCCAGGCAGGCGGTGAGCCCCAGCCAGGCCCCGCAGAGCCCCTGACAGGGCCCAGGCAGGCGGTGAGCCCCAGCCAGGCCCCGCAGAGCCCCTGACAGGGCCCAGGCAGGCGGTGAGCCCCAGCCAGGCCCCGCAGAGCCCCTGACAGGGCCCAGGCAGGCGGTGAGCCCCAGCCAGGCCCCGCAGAGCCCCTGACAGGGCCCAGGCAGGCGGTGAGCCCCAGCCAGGCCCCGCAGAGCCCCTGACAGGGCCCAGGCAGGCGGTGAGCCCCAGCCAGGCCCCGCAGAGCCCCTGACAGGGCCCAGGCAGGCGGTGAGCCCCAGCCAGGCCCCGCAGAGCCCCTGACAGGGCCCAGGCAGGCGGTGAGCCCCAGCCAGGCCCCGCAGAGCCCCTGACAGGGCCCAGGCAGGCGGTGAGCCCCAGCCAGGCCCCGCCAAGCTCCTGACAGGGCCCAGGCAGGCCCCAGCGAGGCCCAAACCCAGGGCCCcggcggccccccccgccccactgGAGGTACCTGCGAGGCCGCTGTAGGCGCCGCCGGGACCGTAGTGCCTGCGGCCGCGCTCCACGTCGAAGACGCGGCCCAGCACGGCGAGGTAGAGGCCGGGctcgcccgccgccccgcggtACCGGGCCAGCTCGGCGGCGCTCAGcaggcggccgcggggcggcaGCAGCCAGGCGCGGGGATCGAACCCGCGGCCCAGCAGGCAGGCGGCCCCCAGGCAcagcagcgccgccgccgcaccCCGCCACATGGGGCCGCGCCACCCCGCCGGGCGGGTCACGTGTTCGCCACGGACGCGCCCGACCCCTTCACGACACTTTCCTCGCCGCACAGCAGCGTGGTGGCGGCGGCGGACGGCAGTGTGGccagcgcgggggggggggaacgaCGAGGCTCTTTCCCACGGCGCCGCTTTACGGCGAGTGTCGCGCGGCGCGGCCGCACCGTGCCTttccggggcggggcgggactTTGCGGCGCCGGGCGTCGCTTGGCGGCAGTGtggcgcggccgccgccggccgggaGCTGACAGGTGCGGCGGGCCGGGAAGTTGCTGACTaagccggggcggcggcggccggaggagggggaaggagaagcgGCTCTGCCGAGCGTCGAGTCGCAGCGTCGGCGCCTCCGGGGGGCTCATGGGGACGGCGGCGAGCCAcagcagcgaggaggaggaggagggcgccGAGGAAGGCATGGagggggcggccgccgcgcctcAGCCCGGCGCCCCCTTcccgcccggcgccgccgccagcccggcgccgccgctgcccccggccgAGGTGCTGCTGGACCAGGCCCGGCTGCGGGAAGCCACGGCGCGGCTGCGGGAGGCGGCGCTGCCCGAGTCGCTGGTGTCGCGGCACCACAGCACGCTGGTGCGCTGGCTGGAGGAGCGCCTCAGCCGCGGCGACGAGGCCGtcagcctggagcagttctgcgAGGTGCTGGAGAGCGTCTCCCGCCTGGCAGCCGGCTCCCGCGGCGAGAGCGAGGAGGTGAGGAGGCGGCCGGCGGGGTCAGGCCTctgcccgggccggggggggctggcgggggcgCGGTACCGGCTAAACGCCTCCCTCCCGAAAGGTCTGCGCGCCCGGGTGAGAGGCGGGGGTGAGGCGGGGGCCGGGAGCAGGCTCCTCGGGAAGGGAGGCGGTGGAAGCCCCGGGTTGCTGCTGGAGGTAGGTCGCCCTGAGCCGGGGGGGTCTTCCCGGGCACCGGCTCCGTGGCAGGGGGTGCGAGCAGCGTGGCCGAGCACACGACCGTGGAGTCCCCGGTCACCCCCTCCGGGTAAGTGGGGCGAGGCCAGCCCGGAGGGTTCTGCAGCAAGGTTAAAAaagtggctgctgctgctgatagGCAGGCTGCCAACTTAcagatatctttttttttttaactttgctaGTTTTCAGTGATCGTGCTCAGCAGCCACTTGTGAATAAACCCGTTATTTACAACAATATTTCTGCTCTCGCTACCGCCAGTGCAGCGGGTGGTAGCACAGATAGGAAATTCTGTATAGGTAGTTCCTCTGACATACTTCTTAATGGTATCAGCAAGTCAGTTTGCCAGACTCAattttattgttgcttttcaaaatcagCAGTGAAATTGTCAGGTGTCTCATTGGTGTCCCATTACTTTTTGTAAAGTAAGAGTTTTGGGAGACTTGTAAGAAAGTACTGTAACAGAGTTTCCCCTCCACAGGCAGAAGGTCTTAAGGTAAGGTTTTAATGGTAGAAGAGAGtacagtttcctttctgctgtgggAAAGGATATGGGGAACTTAACGTCTAGAACATCTAATCTTTAGCTTAACTCTCTAGCTAGCACTTAAAATCCAGTAGAATACCCTGTTGGGAATTTCACACTCAGTTGAGAAAGTGGTTGTGTCTGAATGCAGTTCCTGAGTCTCACCAGCGCCTTGCTTCTGTCTTTGTATCGCTCCTGAGTAGCAGAATAACTTGGTAAACAGCTAAATCACACATACGCTCCTTGAAATCGGTGCTGACTTATTAACAAGGCTACTGGAAACTGGGAAGAGATTAATTGCTTTGTACAGACAGGTATGTTTATACCAGACTGTTTTAAGTAGCCTGCTAAAATGCTGCCTCCATTTCCAGTTCCTTTACAAGAGCCAATAAAGAACACTTCTTCATTTGTAATGACAGTAAGAGTGAAATTAGTACATCGGGGTTCTTTCTGTCAATACAAACAACTGAGCTTTGCgagctgcagaaatattttgaggatTGTCTGTGTCGCGCATCCTCCTCTGCATGAAGAATATcgttggtttggggtttttttttctgctcttgggagtggggaaaaaacttGTCAAAGGATTTGTCATGGTACGGATATGTGGTCACATCTAGGCTATCCTGCGACATTGAGATGTTGGGAGTTGTGTGGAAAACCTTGATGACATTGTTTCTGTAACTGGCACTAGCCCATGGGCTGTGGTATTTTAGTTTTCCAGGATGTATTTTACACTGATGAGAAGTTAGTTTGTGGGTGGCAGGTCAATAGgtttcactttttaaagtttaCAGAATCCTGTCTGGCATAGACTTAAGTTTTGATCTGCCCGTTAAGCTTTTCCAGTCTCAGTGTGGGGCTTGTGAACACGTATGTCGAATGCTCTATGGGCAAAATGAACCTCTGTTTAAATGCAAAATCTATTTTCTAGCTAAACTGAACCTCTGAATCCTTTTTCATTCATTAGTGCTTCAGCAGCTGTGATGTAATGTATCCAACTTTCGCTTGAAACATTAATGCTGCAGTTCTACTGAGAGCAAAGGATGAAATACAGAGTTTTCTTAAGTCACGCTTCAGATATTCTGTCATGCTGTCCAACTCCTGAGCTGCCTGTGAGATGAGGGGGTGACTCTCCCATGTGCCGTGTTTCCTAGCGATTGCCTTAGCCATCATTTCccaggaaaaatgtttctttcatgtTTCTGCATGTCCAGGGCTGAACTGGGTAGGAAGTGTGTGGACTCAATGCTTTTATTAAGGAGTAGAATGCAGCTGGGTTGTGGTAAAGCTGCTGCTGTAGTTGTACCATGTCCCAGCCGTGAACACAACTCAAAAGCTCTGAGTACAGGTTTGCatactgattttttctttcttttttttttttttgcttacacCCCCATTGCAGAGGGAAGCTAGTTTGAGCAGTGGAAATTGTGTATGTTTTATGTCAAATATAGAGTTTAAGTTATACTGAACAgtcaggaaataattttagagTTCTAGGCTTGGTGCAATCTCCTGAGatcatagtttaaaaataaaataacaaaatactgcattaagatgcaaagaaaagcatATACGTGGTAATCTCTCCTTGTGTGGAAGTATAAGAAATTGGTTTAAAGCAGCTATCAGCAGATCCAGTCTTGTCTTGTGCATGGTTTCTTTTCACCGGTAACATCACAAAACTTGCTTGCTTGTTCACTTCACGTTTTAGTGATTGCACAGTTTGACTTCAAATATGAGGAGAAGAAGTCTTAATGGCAAGAATGGCGTGGAGCGAAACTGTACATTGAATTGTTTTGGCAACTGAGTtatgtttcttaaaattaattcccTCTGTATTGTTGTCCTCGAGCAAAGGTCTTAGTTTTTTGCTTTGGTATCTACCCGATGCCCAGCACCGTCATCGGTACTGGCTGTGGTAGCTGCTGGAGTCCAGCACCGGTCCTCTTTGCTGCTaagaataacttttttaaagGTGGCCATTGTCAGCATGGGTTCAGCTGTACGTTTAACAAGAGTTTGTAAAACTGCTAAGCGAAAACTTGGCTCTGTGTCACAGAAGTGCCGTCGGAGCTTTAGCCAGCTGAAATACGGCATTTGGATTCTGTTGTCTTCTGAGGACTCTGCTCTCATTTAAGTGGTGTAATTATGTCATGGTTAATTGGCAGGTTATTTTGATCTAATCATTTTGGACTATTTCTCTCTAGGATAGTGGTTTTAATGGTACATCAAGTTTGATAATCAGGTAGCAAACCCATGGATTCAAGCGTAAGCTTCCTTCCGAACAGCAGTGATTCCCTGGCTCTGTCAGACGCTTGTGAGGTGACCTGTTCTTAGAGGCCACATTTACTTGGCTGTGTGGCTGAACTTGAAATCCAAATTCAGGGCTGGGAGACTGCAGTCTGGCTTGTAAAGAAGTATCTTTTGTAAGTGCATTCccaatttatataaaaaaaaaaaaaaaggatgttccTAAAATACGGCATTTCTTTTTGGGGTAcgtttgattttttttaaatttttttttaccaattAAACAGAAGTTTGTTTCAACATTAAAGACAATTGTGAAAATATAGCTAGTTTTTTGGATCGTTGTGTGTCACTGGTTCATGAGTTCTCTGAAGTggctagttaaaaaaaattacgtTTATGAACTTGGTTCTGTTTTATAGGTTTAGCGGAATAAAAATATCTTGTACTTTTGTTAGTACAAAGATGTGAAATGCATAGCTGTGTGAGTTACTTTTTATAGATGCTCAACACAACTTTTCTTATTAAGAATTTATATTAAGGTCAAAATAATAAAGCTGGCAATGGTTGCCttcaataagaaaaataatctttcctaACTCTCTCCATTGTTCTCACAAATACTTTGACAAACTATGTTAAACTGGTATTTTGTGTAGGAGGACAGTATATGGAaggaaatacacatttaaaaaatattctggttcTAAGGTCACTTTCttaagtaaagaaaatatttaaaacttgaAAGGATGTGAGATGGATGCAGCGGTAACGAGTAATAGATGGTATGGCTTTTAGAACTAACTCACCCTTTAATGGAAGAGCTATTAGGTGTTCTGTGAGCACCTTCTTCATAGTCCCAGGTGTCGGTGGATGGGTATAGATGATGTGCTGGCTCCACCTAAGCATAACTACAGTGAACTTTTGTAGGAAGGCAGTGCAAATGCCTT
Proteins encoded:
- the LOC104257694 gene encoding neuferricin, with the translated sequence MWRGAAAALLCLGAACLLGRGFDPRAWLLPPRGRLLSAAELARYRGAAGEPGLYLAVLGRVFDVERGRRHYGPGGAYSGLAGRDATRAFATGDFTQAGLVDDVSALSPGEMLTIQSWLAFYGDNYDPVGKLVGRFYDENGAPTEALRQAEAAIEEALKFQAESKQRKQQFPPCNSEWSSAKGSRFWCSRQSGGVNRDWTGVPRKLYQPGSRGSHCVCVRTTGPPWGQPDSTEHSDRGDLDNPLLEEYNSCHPLAEQCVLTV